One window from the genome of Haladaptatus paucihalophilus DX253 encodes:
- a CDS encoding 2Fe-2S iron-sulfur cluster-binding protein — MPTVSYRGREMECEEGSVLRNVLLAADETPHNGSAHYLNCRGNAVCGTCAVEVEGDVSEQKSSERNRLSKPPHDPESGLRLACQTRVLGDVTVRKHGGFWGQKVER; from the coding sequence ATGCCCACCGTCAGCTATCGCGGTCGGGAGATGGAGTGTGAGGAGGGGTCGGTGCTTCGAAACGTGTTGCTCGCCGCCGACGAGACGCCGCACAACGGGTCGGCGCACTATCTGAACTGCCGAGGAAACGCGGTCTGTGGAACGTGTGCCGTCGAGGTGGAAGGAGACGTGAGCGAGCAGAAATCGAGCGAGCGAAATCGGCTCTCGAAACCCCCCCACGACCCGGAGTCGGGGCTTCGACTCGCCTGTCAAACGCGGGTGCTCGGCGACGTAACGGTTCGAAAACACGGCGGCTTCTGGGGGCAAAAGGTGGAGCGATGA
- a CDS encoding luciferase domain-containing protein produces the protein MTAEIDALVADVSEWDGVEIGEHRFGGTEFTLGPREIGHVHEWGILDIAFPRRVRDELVAAGRTEPHHIYPESGWTTFHVGDSDDVADARWLLRLSYLSHATAMANTAAGEDALSDLDVDAELDALDPSDELRALL, from the coding sequence ATGACCGCCGAAATCGACGCGCTCGTCGCGGACGTCTCGGAGTGGGACGGCGTGGAAATCGGCGAACACCGGTTCGGCGGGACGGAGTTCACGCTCGGCCCGCGGGAGATCGGCCACGTTCACGAGTGGGGTATCCTCGACATCGCGTTTCCGCGGCGCGTGCGCGACGAACTCGTCGCGGCGGGGCGAACGGAACCCCACCACATCTATCCTGAATCGGGGTGGACGACCTTCCACGTCGGGGACTCGGACGACGTTGCCGACGCGCGCTGGCTCTTGCGACTGTCCTATCTCTCGCACGCGACGGCGATGGCGAACACCGCGGCCGGGGAGGACGCCCTGTCGGACCTCGACGTGGACGCGGAACTCGACGCCCTCGACCCCAGCGACGAACTGCGGGCGCTCCTCTAA
- a CDS encoding TIGR04024 family LLM class F420-dependent oxidoreductase gives MPAKQTVHLPVAAQPSVDTLVDLTRTAEELGYDHAWLPETWGRDAVTSLTAMALGTDEIGLGPSIVNVYSRSPALIGQTAATLQEVSDGRFRVGIGPSGPAVIQGWHGEAFDRPLRRTRETIDIVRKVLSGETVNYDGDCFTLGGFRLRCDPPETPPPIDAAGMGPKSVELAGRFADGWHATLFTPDGMEDRLDDLRRGVDLGDRDEDDVEVTLSLTCCALDDGERARTLARQHAAFYIGGMGTYYRDSLARQGYEDVAYDISTAWGNGDKERATELVNDDLLDHLSAAGTPERAREEFEKFADIDGVDSVAVGSPRGATVEEARETMRALAP, from the coding sequence ATGCCTGCAAAGCAAACGGTGCATCTCCCGGTCGCGGCGCAACCGAGCGTGGACACGCTCGTGGACCTGACACGGACGGCGGAGGAGTTGGGGTACGACCACGCGTGGCTCCCCGAGACGTGGGGCCGCGACGCGGTGACGAGTCTGACCGCGATGGCGCTCGGGACCGACGAAATCGGTCTCGGGCCGTCCATCGTGAACGTCTACTCGCGGTCGCCCGCGCTCATCGGCCAGACCGCGGCGACGCTCCAAGAGGTGTCCGACGGGCGGTTTCGCGTCGGTATCGGCCCGAGCGGTCCGGCCGTCATCCAGGGCTGGCACGGCGAGGCGTTCGACCGCCCGCTCCGGCGCACCCGCGAAACCATCGACATCGTTCGAAAGGTGCTCTCCGGCGAGACGGTGAACTACGACGGCGACTGTTTCACGCTGGGTGGCTTCCGACTGCGGTGTGACCCGCCGGAGACGCCGCCGCCGATAGACGCCGCCGGGATGGGGCCGAAGTCGGTGGAACTCGCCGGGCGGTTCGCCGACGGCTGGCACGCGACGCTGTTCACCCCCGACGGCATGGAAGACCGACTCGACGACCTGCGCAGGGGCGTGGACCTCGGCGACCGCGACGAGGACGACGTGGAAGTGACGCTTTCGCTGACCTGCTGTGCACTGGACGACGGCGAGCGCGCCCGAACCCTCGCCCGCCAGCACGCTGCCTTCTACATCGGCGGCATGGGAACGTACTACCGCGATTCGCTGGCCCGACAGGGCTACGAGGACGTCGCCTACGACATCTCGACGGCGTGGGGCAACGGCGACAAGGAGCGGGCGACCGAACTGGTGAACGACGACCTGTTGGACCACCTCTCTGCCGCTGGAACGCCCGAACGCGCCCGCGAGGAGTTCGAGAAGTTCGCCGACATCGACGGCGTCGATTCGGTCGCGGTCGGGTCCCCCCGCGGTGCGACGGTCGAGGAGGCGCGCGAGACCATGCGCGCGCTGGCTCCGTGA